Part of the Triticum urartu cultivar G1812 chromosome 2, Tu2.1, whole genome shotgun sequence genome, CCGACCACAAGGAgttcgccgcccgccgccgcacgCTCGAGGTGCAGTGGGCCAACGTCACCGGATACTTCATCAGTACGCCCGTCCATCCATCCATCATAACCACCTTCCTATTTTCGACCGGAATCTTAACCGCATTCCTATCTTCGATCGATCGATATGCCAAGATCCAGCGATCAATTAATCCATCGATTTTCTTCCTGATTTGGCAGCTGATTTCACGCTGGCCGAGCTGAAGACGCTGAGAGTGAAGCAGAGATGGTCCTTCCGTGACAAATCTCACGATGGTACGCGTACATTAATTCCTTCATTATTCTGGTGAAATCAGATCACCCGTCTACGATGTTAATCCCGTATGTTTGTGAAGGCATTTCTCCCATCATCACCTTCGACGAGTTCATCGACATCGCGCTGAACGCCAAGAGGGTCGTCGGGATCTACCCGGAGATGAAGAGCCCCGTGTTCATCAACCAGCACGTACGTGATCAACACACATCCATAAACAAAGCCACAAAATAGTTCGTAAATTGTCCATGAATTCATCTGTCGATCGATTCGATGGCAACGATTGCAGGTGAAGTGGGCGGACGGGAAGAAGTACGAGGACAAGTTCATCGGGACGCTGAAGAAGTACGGGTACGGGGGCAAGTACATGACGAAGCGGTGGAAGGAGAGGCCGGTGTTCATCCAGTCCTTCGCGCCGACGTCGCTCATCTACGCCGCCGACCTGACCGACTCGCCCAAGGTGTTCCTCATCGACGACGTGACGGTGCGGACGGAGGACACGGACCAGTCGTACGAGGAGATCACCTCCGACGAGTACCTGGACTACATGCGGGAGTACGTGGTGGGGATCGGGCCGTGGAAGGACACGGTGGTGCCGCCGACGAGGGACAACACGCTGGCGACGCCGACGGACATGGTGGCCATGGCGCACGCCAGGGGCCTGCAGGTGCACCCCTACACGTACCGGAACGAGAACCGCTTCCTGCACTACAACTTCCGGCAGGACCCCTACGCCGAGTACGACTACTGGCTCAACGACGTCGGCGTCGACGGCCTCTTCACCGACTTCCCCGCCAGCCTCCGCCGCTTCCAGGACTGGACCGCCGCCAAGAACTGATCGGCAGACCACACATGAGTACCCTATACGTTCAGATAGCCACAGGCAGGTTCAGATAGGTTTCTCTCTTCTCCTTGGGTTGTTCAGGATTGGATTTTGCATTGGCAATACATGGAATGGATTCGTTACATCGGGACTGGTTTCTCTTATCGTGCATCGTGCGAATGTGATGGTGTCCCCTGTTCTCAGTTAGTACTGTATAAGCTACCAGCAACAGTATCTTGCCAGGTTTCTTCAGTGGGTCTCCCAACAAGGCAAAATGGTAACTGTTCATCTTTCTAACCAGAGAAGATAAAAATCAGTAACACAATGTGTCAACTGAACCAAAAAGTTGCATGTTCTTCTTGCGGTTCCTGGTTGGTGTACATAATGTCTACATGCTGAATTAATTGCTAACATCAACACATCTCTCCATATACAAGTTTAGCAAACAATGAGAAATATATTCATACCAAAACTTTAGCAAATGatgtacacacacacacacacactgaaACATGCAACTTTGTGGATGAGGACATCAAAATTTTGTGGATGCATTTATCAATATCAAGACACTGAACAATCTTGTAAACGATGGAGTCAGCCAATCGTGAATCAAATCTTTAGAACTAAGATTGTTAATTTACATCTGCTTGTC contains:
- the LOC125536269 gene encoding glycerophosphodiester phosphodiesterase GDPD6-like; the encoded protein is MASLCIVVAAALLVLGCANSGATARPLVGAAAAKQPLQTSRPYNIAHRGSNGELPEETAAAYMRAVDEGADFIEADIVATKDGHLVCFHDVTLDDTTDVADHKEFAARRRTLEVQWANVTGYFITDFTLAELKTLRVKQRWSFRDKSHDGISPIITFDEFIDIALNAKRVVGIYPEMKSPVFINQHVKWADGKKYEDKFIGTLKKYGYGGKYMTKRWKERPVFIQSFAPTSLIYAADLTDSPKVFLIDDVTVRTEDTDQSYEEITSDEYLDYMREYVVGIGPWKDTVVPPTRDNTLATPTDMVAMAHARGLQVHPYTYRNENRFLHYNFRQDPYAEYDYWLNDVGVDGLFTDFPASLRRFQDWTAAKN